The following coding sequences lie in one Spinacia oleracea cultivar Varoflay chromosome 1, BTI_SOV_V1, whole genome shotgun sequence genomic window:
- the LOC110800882 gene encoding uncharacterized protein isoform X2, giving the protein MVNENEKQKKQQKKKVPDWLNSSLWSTPFPSATNLTKTEDRTTFSDDGLITRTTDRPTSSDGVVITRPPSPVRPPPPPPPPSSPPFQSSDSNGTSTSSASPSPEEIARQAQLLVELSKKVINMREIRRLASMGLPDAPVIRSTVWKLLLAYLPSDRAMWPSELAKKRSQYKHFKDDLLMSPSEISRKLEKSSLADKDELKGESRCVLSRSEIVQDEHPLSLGQSSLWNQFFQDTEIIEQIDRDVKRTHPDMHFFSGDTVSAKLNQDALRNILIVFAKLNPGIRYVQGMNELLAPLFYVFRNDPDDENSAAAEADTFFCFVELLSGLRDNFCQQLDNSVVGIRSTITKLSLLLKEHDEELWRHLEITCKETLLRVCCAMLILIRRRLLAGDFTSNLKLLQNYPSTNISHLLYVANKLRAHPTS; this is encoded by the exons atggTGAATGAAAATGAGAAACAGAAGAAGCAGCAAAAGAAGAAAGTTCCAGATTGGTTAAACTCGTCACTCTGGTCTACGCCTTTTCCATCTGCTACCAACCTCACCAAAACCGAAGATCGAACGACTTTCTCTGATGATGGACTCATTACACGAACAACTGATCGTCCGACTTCTTCTGATGGAGTTGTCATCACCCGTCCTCCGTCTCCAGTACGaccaccacctccacctccTCCGCCTTCGTCTCCGCCTTTTCAGTCGTCGGATTCCAATGGCACTTCCACTTCCTCTGCCTCTCCTTCCCCCGAGGAGATCGCTCGCCAAGCTCAGCTCTTAGTCGAG CTGTCGAAGAAGGTGATTAATATGAGAGAAATCAGGAGGCTAGCATCCATGGGTCTTCCTGATGCTCCTGTCATCCGTTCTACTGTCTGGAAG CTTCTATTGGCATATTTACCCAGTGATCGAGCAATGTGGCCGTCTGAATTAGCCAAGAAGAGGTCCCAATACAAGCATTTCAAGGATGACCTCTTAATGTCTCCC TCAGAAATTTCGAGGAAGCTGGAGAAGTCGTCGCTTGCTGATAAGGATGAGCTGAAAGGTGAAAGTCGTTGCGTACTCTCTAGATCAGAAATTGTTCAAGATGAGCATCCTCTTAGCCTTGGGCAATCCAGTCTATGGAATCAGTTTTTTCAG GACACAGAGATCATCGAGCAGATTGATCGGGATGTGAAAAGAACTCACCCAGATATGCACTTTTTCTCTGGGGATACGGTTTCTGCAAAATTAAATCAA GACGCACTGAGGAACATTTTGATCGTATTTGCTAAGCTAAACCCTGGCATAAGATATGTACAAGGAATGAATGAGTTATTGGCACCTCTCTTCTATGTTTTTCGAAATGATCCAGATGATGAAAACTCC GCTGCTGCTGAAGCAGATACattcttttgttttgttgaGTTGCTTAGTGGGCTCAGGGATAATTTCTGTCAGCAACTTGATAACAGTGTTGTTGGAATTCGTTCCACAATCACCAAATTGTCACTACTTTTAAAGGAACACGACGAAGAACTTTGGCGTCATTTGGAGATCACGTGTAAG GAAACATTGCTAAGGGTATGTTGTGCAATGCTTATTCTTATCCGAAGACGGTTGCTTGCTGGTGATTTTACTTCCAATCTCAAGCTTTTACAAAACTACCCCTCAACAAATATTAGTCACCTGCTATATGTTGCAAACAAGTTAAGGGCTCATCCAACTAGCTAG
- the LOC110800882 gene encoding uncharacterized protein isoform X1 gives MVNENEKQKKQQKKKVPDWLNSSLWSTPFPSATNLTKTEDRTTFSDDGLITRTTDRPTSSDGVVITRPPSPVRPPPPPPPPSSPPFQSSDSNGTSTSSASPSPEEIARQAQLLVELSKKVINMREIRRLASMGLPDAPVIRSTVWKLLLAYLPSDRAMWPSELAKKRSQYKHFKDDLLMSPSEISRKLEKSSLADKDELKGESRCVLSRSEIVQDEHPLSLGQSSLWNQFFQDTEIIEQIDRDVKRTHPDMHFFSGDTVSAKLNQDALRNILIVFAKLNPGIRYVQGMNELLAPLFYVFRNDPDDENSAAAEADTFFCFVELLSGLRDNFCQQLDNSVVGIRSTITKLSLLLKEHDEELWRHLEITCKVNPQFYAFRWITLLLTQEFSFTDSLHIWDILLSDPEGPQETLLRVCCAMLILIRRRLLAGDFTSNLKLLQNYPSTNISHLLYVANKLRAHPTS, from the exons atggTGAATGAAAATGAGAAACAGAAGAAGCAGCAAAAGAAGAAAGTTCCAGATTGGTTAAACTCGTCACTCTGGTCTACGCCTTTTCCATCTGCTACCAACCTCACCAAAACCGAAGATCGAACGACTTTCTCTGATGATGGACTCATTACACGAACAACTGATCGTCCGACTTCTTCTGATGGAGTTGTCATCACCCGTCCTCCGTCTCCAGTACGaccaccacctccacctccTCCGCCTTCGTCTCCGCCTTTTCAGTCGTCGGATTCCAATGGCACTTCCACTTCCTCTGCCTCTCCTTCCCCCGAGGAGATCGCTCGCCAAGCTCAGCTCTTAGTCGAG CTGTCGAAGAAGGTGATTAATATGAGAGAAATCAGGAGGCTAGCATCCATGGGTCTTCCTGATGCTCCTGTCATCCGTTCTACTGTCTGGAAG CTTCTATTGGCATATTTACCCAGTGATCGAGCAATGTGGCCGTCTGAATTAGCCAAGAAGAGGTCCCAATACAAGCATTTCAAGGATGACCTCTTAATGTCTCCC TCAGAAATTTCGAGGAAGCTGGAGAAGTCGTCGCTTGCTGATAAGGATGAGCTGAAAGGTGAAAGTCGTTGCGTACTCTCTAGATCAGAAATTGTTCAAGATGAGCATCCTCTTAGCCTTGGGCAATCCAGTCTATGGAATCAGTTTTTTCAG GACACAGAGATCATCGAGCAGATTGATCGGGATGTGAAAAGAACTCACCCAGATATGCACTTTTTCTCTGGGGATACGGTTTCTGCAAAATTAAATCAA GACGCACTGAGGAACATTTTGATCGTATTTGCTAAGCTAAACCCTGGCATAAGATATGTACAAGGAATGAATGAGTTATTGGCACCTCTCTTCTATGTTTTTCGAAATGATCCAGATGATGAAAACTCC GCTGCTGCTGAAGCAGATACattcttttgttttgttgaGTTGCTTAGTGGGCTCAGGGATAATTTCTGTCAGCAACTTGATAACAGTGTTGTTGGAATTCGTTCCACAATCACCAAATTGTCACTACTTTTAAAGGAACACGACGAAGAACTTTGGCGTCATTTGGAGATCACGTGTAAG GTTAATCCCCAGTTTTATGCATTCAGATGGATAACTCTTCTCTTGACTCAAGAATTCAGCTTCACAGACAGCCTCCATATTTGGGACATTCTATTAAGTGATCCTGAGGGGCCACAG GAAACATTGCTAAGGGTATGTTGTGCAATGCTTATTCTTATCCGAAGACGGTTGCTTGCTGGTGATTTTACTTCCAATCTCAAGCTTTTACAAAACTACCCCTCAACAAATATTAGTCACCTGCTATATGTTGCAAACAAGTTAAGGGCTCATCCAACTAGCTAG